In [Leptolyngbya] sp. PCC 7376, a genomic segment contains:
- a CDS encoding alpha/beta hydrolase: MAIDPEALAISQKIKQRMMELKHPPLSELDNLDAVEARYFFHEGNKLYDLHLEAGVDFEDRQIERLNSPPLNIRIYHTTKAQQNSDQDTVTSLPILVYLQGGGWVFGTLDSADDTCSFLAKYTECIVISVDYRHAPEHKYPLPIIDAIDATKWVYKNAVNLGGDHNRIVLGGESAGGNLAAVASIKLRDEGKIPLAGQLLITPVTQYGFETPSYKSGHRCGLSPEAMHWFWHNYLESSTQVEKWEVSPLKVRDASNLPPTVMVVAEHDPLCDEGLMYAERLKVSGNSVKILQYPSLIHGFIRLTHKVKTAKVAFHEIAENLKSLCYQTEFSKSI, from the coding sequence ATGGCAATTGATCCTGAAGCTTTAGCAATTTCACAGAAAATCAAACAGAGAATGATGGAATTAAAACATCCTCCTCTCAGTGAACTAGACAATTTGGACGCTGTTGAAGCACGTTATTTTTTCCATGAGGGAAATAAACTTTACGATCTGCATTTAGAAGCTGGCGTTGATTTTGAAGATCGACAGATAGAACGCCTGAATTCTCCTCCTCTCAACATCCGTATTTATCACACAACTAAAGCTCAACAAAATTCAGATCAAGATACAGTAACTTCCTTACCAATCCTCGTCTACTTACAAGGAGGAGGTTGGGTATTCGGGACTCTAGATAGTGCCGATGATACATGTTCCTTCCTTGCAAAATATACAGAATGTATTGTTATTTCTGTCGATTATCGTCATGCCCCAGAACATAAATATCCCCTCCCCATTATTGACGCTATTGATGCGACGAAATGGGTCTATAAAAATGCAGTTAATCTGGGGGGGGATCATAATCGTATCGTTTTGGGCGGCGAAAGTGCAGGTGGTAATTTGGCTGCTGTCGCCTCCATCAAACTGCGAGATGAAGGAAAAATTCCGTTGGCTGGTCAACTCCTCATTACACCTGTTACGCAATACGGCTTTGAAACACCATCCTATAAATCAGGCCACCGTTGTGGACTATCACCGGAAGCAATGCATTGGTTTTGGCATAACTATTTAGAGAGTTCCACTCAAGTAGAAAAATGGGAGGTGTCTCCATTGAAGGTCAGAGATGCGAGCAATCTCCCTCCCACAGTGATGGTTGTAGCCGAACATGATCCGTTATGTGATGAGGGTTTAATGTATGCAGAGCGTTTAAAAGTCTCTGGAAACTCTGTAAAAATACTACAGTATCCTTCTCTTATTCACGGATTTATTCGCCTCACTCATAAAGTGAAAACAGCAAAAGTTGCGTTCCATGAAATAGCTGAGAATCTCAAAAGCTTGTGCTATCAAACTGAGTTTTCCAAAAGTATTTAA
- a CDS encoding glycosyltransferase, whose product MTHFGIICPATTSHLNCMAAIGSELKQRGHRVTVLGIADAESLVLAANLDFHLIGESDFPEGYMQVVSDKIRSLKGFNAVKYTLLRISKGAELCFREIPKAIQTAGIEALLVDQATPAGGTIAEHLGIPFITVCNALMFNQEDSIPPNSLFWKYDPSWIGILRNKIGYAFVNRFGKSLLKLVNEWRRKWNLPIYQNFDQSYSKLAQITHLVAEFDFPKKELPPHFHFTGTYFNAAIREFVDFPYDKLTDQPLIYVYVGNLQSHLFWVFEMIAQACVDLDAQLVIALGGNTSPEQMKLAGDPIVVSRAPQLELLQRASLTITHAGLNTTLESLSNGVPIVAIPISNDQPGVAARIAWTKVGEAISIKQVNVKRLGQAIKQVLTKSVYKENALRLQKAIEQSGGLSLAANIIENAISTGQPVLAETLSASSFTSDQKPRENLSKNNAYLTSQ is encoded by the coding sequence ATGACTCATTTTGGCATTATTTGTCCAGCAACAACTAGTCATTTAAACTGTATGGCTGCTATTGGTTCTGAATTAAAACAGCGAGGTCATCGGGTAACGGTATTAGGAATTGCAGATGCAGAATCTCTTGTCTTAGCTGCCAATTTAGATTTTCACTTAATTGGTGAATCTGATTTTCCGGAAGGATATATGCAAGTAGTATCTGACAAAATCCGTAGTTTAAAAGGGTTTAACGCAGTGAAGTACACACTGTTGCGGATCTCGAAAGGAGCTGAATTATGCTTCCGAGAAATCCCAAAGGCGATTCAGACAGCTGGTATCGAAGCATTATTAGTGGATCAAGCCACACCCGCTGGAGGAACAATTGCCGAACATTTAGGTATTCCTTTTATCACAGTATGTAATGCCTTAATGTTCAACCAAGAAGACAGCATTCCTCCCAATAGTCTCTTTTGGAAATATGATCCTTCGTGGATCGGGATTCTGAGAAATAAAATCGGTTATGCTTTTGTGAATCGCTTCGGAAAGAGCTTACTAAAATTAGTGAATGAGTGGCGACGTAAGTGGAATTTACCTATTTATCAAAACTTTGATCAAAGCTATTCAAAGTTGGCTCAAATCACCCATCTAGTCGCCGAATTTGATTTTCCCAAAAAAGAACTTCCTCCCCATTTTCACTTCACAGGAACATATTTTAATGCTGCTATTAGAGAATTTGTAGATTTCCCTTATGACAAGCTGACAGATCAGCCTCTGATTTATGTTTATGTGGGGAATTTACAAAGTCACCTTTTTTGGGTTTTCGAAATGATTGCCCAAGCTTGTGTGGATCTAGATGCACAATTAGTCATTGCTTTAGGAGGCAACACTAGTCCAGAACAGATGAAATTAGCTGGAGACCCTATTGTGGTAAGCCGTGCACCACAATTAGAACTCTTGCAAAGAGCGAGTTTGACAATTACTCATGCTGGGTTAAATACAACCTTGGAATCTCTCAGTAATGGTGTCCCCATAGTTGCGATTCCGATCTCTAATGATCAGCCTGGTGTAGCAGCACGGATTGCTTGGACAAAAGTAGGTGAAGCGATCTCTATCAAACAGGTAAATGTAAAACGACTAGGCCAAGCAATCAAGCAAGTTTTAACGAAAAGTGTTTACAAAGAAAATGCTTTAAGACTACAAAAAGCGATTGAGCAATCAGGTGGCTTAAGCCTTGCGGCTAACATCATCGAGAACGCAATTTCTACAGGTCAACCTGTTCTTGCTGAAACTTTAAGCGCTTCTAGTTTTACAAGTGATCAAAAACCTAGAGAAAATCTCTCTAAAAACAATGCATATCTTACTTCACAATAG
- a CDS encoding acyl carrier protein, which yields MSDTNQAKLFEILATVAETDVGKVSSEIDLTALGLSSIDVTEVMFEIEEEFLVEFPDQEDITKRFDGLKTVNDLLTIVNTLIAEKEGG from the coding sequence ATGTCCGATACAAATCAAGCCAAGCTCTTTGAAATTTTAGCAACTGTTGCTGAGACTGATGTTGGCAAAGTATCTTCTGAGATTGACTTGACAGCTTTGGGTCTAAGTTCAATAGATGTAACTGAAGTTATGTTCGAAATTGAGGAAGAATTTCTTGTTGAATTTCCGGATCAAGAGGATATTACTAAACGCTTTGATGGATTGAAAACAGTCAACGATCTTCTCACGATTGTCAATACTTTAATTGCAGAAAAGGAGGGAGGTTAA
- a CDS encoding beta-ketoacyl synthase, which translates to MRIAITGLGTISSIGKNQETFLKSLKEGYCGIAETSLFNAQDFRAKTAAEVKDYNPQDYFTNKQLVSLDRFAQFAIISAREAVQDAKLTITPENATHIAVIHSTGTVGGQTTQEHNYQRFYGEGIPRVHPMTVAKIMPSASASQISMDLGAKGPVFGTASACASSAHAIAMGMLLLQSGLADVAIVGGAEATITPGFLRCWEAMRVVSRDFCRPFSQKRGGVVIGEGAGTLVLETMEHAEARNAPIHAECLGFGMSADATSILQPDVDGAMRSMQMALEQAKLQPEQIQYINAHGTGTAQNDPTETKAIRQVFGAAADNVAVSSTKSMLGHTLGAAGAVEAIATIQAIKNGFAPPTIGFIAPDPLCDLDYVPNKARPLTIDYALSNSFGFGGLNVALVFGKHHA; encoded by the coding sequence ATGCGTATTGCCATCACAGGTTTGGGGACAATTTCTTCTATTGGCAAGAACCAAGAAACTTTTTTAAAAAGTTTAAAAGAAGGTTATTGTGGCATTGCAGAAACGTCTTTATTTAATGCTCAGGATTTTCGGGCTAAAACTGCTGCAGAAGTTAAGGATTATAATCCCCAAGACTATTTCACAAATAAGCAGTTAGTCTCTCTTGATCGTTTTGCTCAATTTGCGATAATTTCTGCACGAGAAGCAGTACAAGATGCAAAGCTCACTATCACTCCAGAGAATGCTACTCATATTGCTGTCATTCATAGCACTGGAACAGTAGGAGGACAGACAACTCAGGAGCATAATTACCAGCGCTTTTATGGGGAAGGGATCCCAAGGGTACATCCGATGACTGTAGCCAAAATTATGCCTTCTGCCTCCGCCTCCCAGATCAGTATGGATCTTGGTGCTAAAGGTCCTGTTTTTGGTACTGCTAGTGCTTGTGCTTCTTCGGCCCATGCGATCGCCATGGGTATGTTGCTATTGCAATCGGGACTAGCAGATGTAGCGATCGTCGGTGGAGCTGAGGCAACAATTACGCCAGGATTTTTACGATGCTGGGAAGCAATGAGAGTTGTCTCTCGAGATTTCTGTCGACCTTTTTCACAGAAGCGAGGCGGAGTGGTTATCGGGGAAGGGGCTGGTACTCTGGTTCTCGAAACGATGGAACATGCTGAAGCTCGTAATGCCCCAATTCATGCTGAGTGCTTAGGTTTTGGGATGAGTGCAGATGCTACGAGTATCCTACAACCGGATGTAGATGGTGCAATGAGATCAATGCAGATGGCTCTCGAACAAGCAAAACTTCAGCCTGAGCAAATCCAGTACATTAATGCCCACGGCACAGGCACTGCCCAGAACGATCCCACTGAAACAAAAGCTATTCGACAAGTTTTTGGAGCAGCAGCAGATAATGTTGCGGTTTCTTCGACAAAATCAATGCTTGGTCATACTCTCGGTGCTGCTGGTGCTGTGGAGGCGATCGCCACCATTCAAGCAATTAAAAATGGTTTTGCACCACCCACTATTGGTTTTATTGCACCAGACCCACTATGTGATCTTGACTATGTACCAAACAAAGCTCGCCCCCTAACAATTGACTATGCCCTTAGCAACTCTTTTGGTTTTGGTGGCTTAAACGTTGCTCTTGTTTTTGGAAAACACCATGCCTAA
- a CDS encoding beta-ketoacyl synthase, protein MRIVVTGLGTICATGNNRKAFLQSLQEGHCGINETTSFDVKHFRAKTSGEVKNYQPSDYFDSKQLSTLDRFAQFAIISAREAIQDGQLIITPDNATRIAVIHGTGVGGQVTQDSSYYRFYGKGNHKLHPFTVPKLMPSASASQISMDLGIQGPVFGPVSACASASHAIALGMMFLQSGQVDVALVGGAEAPITPGCVRAWEAMRVISRDVCRPFSKDRGGMVIGEGAGTLMLETLSHAQARNAPIRSEYLGWGMCADAGSLLKPDVNGATRAMKAALEQAQLQPDQLQYVNAHGTGTPQNDPTETQAIHQVFGSHADHLAVSSTKSMLGHTLGASGALEAVATTLSIQHNFAPPTVGYLGLDPKCDLDYVPNTARSLGIDYAMSNSFAFGGLNVALVFGRYKM, encoded by the coding sequence ATGCGTATTGTCGTTACGGGTTTAGGGACTATTTGTGCCACTGGTAATAATAGAAAAGCATTCTTGCAAAGCTTGCAGGAAGGTCATTGTGGTATTAACGAGACAACATCATTTGATGTAAAACACTTTCGCGCTAAAACCTCTGGTGAAGTAAAAAACTATCAACCTTCTGATTATTTTGATAGTAAACAGCTTTCAACTCTAGATCGCTTTGCTCAATTCGCAATCATCTCTGCCCGTGAAGCGATTCAGGATGGTCAACTCATAATTACACCAGACAATGCAACCCGTATTGCTGTTATTCATGGAACGGGAGTGGGTGGTCAAGTCACCCAAGATTCTTCTTATTATCGTTTCTATGGTAAAGGAAATCATAAACTACACCCCTTTACTGTGCCAAAGTTAATGCCTTCAGCATCAGCTTCTCAAATCAGTATGGATCTAGGTATTCAAGGGCCTGTATTTGGTCCAGTTAGTGCCTGTGCTTCTGCAAGTCATGCGATCGCCCTAGGAATGATGTTTTTGCAATCGGGCCAAGTGGATGTTGCTTTAGTCGGTGGTGCAGAAGCACCGATTACCCCAGGCTGTGTAAGAGCTTGGGAAGCGATGCGAGTTATTTCTCGGGATGTCTGTCGGCCTTTTTCTAAAGATCGCGGAGGGATGGTGATTGGCGAGGGAGCAGGCACTTTAATGCTTGAAACCCTTAGCCATGCTCAAGCTCGAAATGCCCCAATACGTTCTGAATATCTAGGCTGGGGAATGTGTGCGGATGCAGGAAGCCTGCTGAAACCAGATGTGAATGGAGCCACACGTGCCATGAAAGCAGCTTTAGAACAGGCACAACTTCAACCCGATCAGCTGCAATATGTGAATGCCCATGGTACAGGCACTCCACAGAATGATCCCACTGAAACTCAAGCCATCCACCAAGTTTTTGGCTCTCATGCCGATCATCTTGCAGTGTCCTCAACAAAATCGATGTTAGGCCATACATTGGGTGCTTCTGGAGCATTAGAAGCCGTGGCAACGACCTTATCCATTCAACATAATTTTGCACCACCGACTGTTGGCTATCTGGGTTTAGATCCTAAATGTGATTTAGATTATGTTCCCAATACAGCCCGTTCTCTTGGCATTGATTATGCAATGAGTAACTCGTTTGCTTTTGGAGGCTTAAATGTCGCCCTTGTTTTTGGTCGATATAAAATGTAG
- a CDS encoding glycosyltransferase, with the protein MNALLSKVLLDLTPVLYLSILLVISIYGFHKLVMLWRFYKYRTVGYAATNMFDEADLPKVTVQLPIFNELYVVERLLEAIAELHYPPDKLEIQVLDDSTDETQWLCQNKVEQLQERINIHYIRRPHRQGFKAGALDYGLKQATGELITIFDADFVPQPETLLQMVNYFTDPSVGMVQARWAHLNRKYSLLTEVQALMLDGHFVIEQTARNRAGCFFNFNGTAGIWRASAIVDAGGWQHTTVTEDLDLSYRVQLKDWNCIYLPHIVVPAELPMEMNSFKSQQFRWAKGASQVAKKILGSVLRAKIPLHVKFEAFLHLTNNFNYLLLMVLLLLSLPYQIYISQHQWEYGLYIYLPIFVITTLNLFGFYWVSQRAQNNDLESPWRFGYHIFFLLSLGIGMSLNQSLAVCDGLLRFGTEFVRTPKHGLVNRFESWKTKKYRGAKTWVVGLELLMLTYLAITIGFALYHGHFLSLPFLVMFFVGYAYVLKLGLFQYR; encoded by the coding sequence ATGAATGCATTGTTATCTAAAGTGCTTCTAGACCTTACACCTGTTCTTTATCTCAGCATTCTTTTAGTGATTTCAATTTATGGTTTTCATAAATTGGTCATGCTGTGGCGATTTTATAAATACAGAACGGTTGGCTATGCAGCGACCAATATGTTTGATGAAGCTGATTTGCCGAAGGTGACAGTCCAGTTGCCAATTTTTAATGAGCTATATGTGGTGGAGCGACTACTTGAGGCGATCGCCGAGCTTCACTACCCCCCCGACAAACTGGAAATCCAGGTATTAGACGATTCCACCGACGAAACCCAGTGGCTCTGTCAAAATAAAGTCGAACAGCTCCAAGAACGGATCAACATTCACTATATTCGGCGGCCCCATCGTCAAGGCTTTAAGGCTGGGGCTTTAGACTATGGACTCAAGCAAGCCACAGGTGAGCTGATCACAATTTTCGATGCAGACTTTGTGCCTCAGCCCGAGACGCTCTTACAAATGGTGAACTATTTCACTGACCCTTCTGTAGGAATGGTTCAAGCAAGATGGGCACATCTCAACCGCAAATATTCTTTGCTGACAGAAGTCCAAGCCTTGATGCTAGACGGCCACTTTGTCATCGAACAAACAGCACGCAATCGAGCAGGCTGTTTTTTTAATTTCAACGGAACGGCAGGAATTTGGCGAGCATCAGCAATTGTTGATGCTGGTGGTTGGCAACATACCACCGTCACAGAAGATCTCGATCTCTCCTATCGGGTTCAGCTTAAAGACTGGAACTGTATCTATTTGCCACATATTGTGGTGCCCGCCGAGCTGCCCATGGAGATGAATTCCTTTAAATCGCAGCAGTTTCGTTGGGCCAAAGGGGCGAGCCAAGTTGCAAAAAAAATTCTGGGGTCGGTGTTGCGAGCCAAGATCCCGCTACACGTGAAATTTGAAGCGTTTCTACATCTCACAAACAATTTCAACTATCTTCTGTTGATGGTGTTGTTGCTTTTGTCTTTGCCCTATCAAATATATATCTCCCAACATCAATGGGAATATGGCTTGTACATTTACCTACCTATTTTTGTAATCACCACACTCAATCTATTTGGTTTTTACTGGGTATCTCAGCGCGCTCAAAATAATGATTTAGAGTCTCCATGGCGGTTTGGATATCACATTTTCTTTCTACTTAGTTTAGGTATTGGCATGAGCCTCAATCAATCTTTAGCTGTTTGTGACGGTCTTCTGCGTTTCGGCACCGAATTTGTTCGGACGCCTAAGCATGGTCTCGTGAATCGATTTGAATCCTGGAAAACTAAAAAATATCGAGGTGCGAAAACTTGGGTTGTTGGGTTAGAGCTACTAATGCTGACGTATTTAGCAATAACGATTGGTTTTGCTTTATATCATGGCCATTTTCTCTCCCTACCGTTTTTAGTAATGTTTTTTGTTGGTTATGCCTACGTGTTGAAATTGGGTTTGTTTCAGTATCGCTAA
- a CDS encoding DUF547 domain-containing protein has protein sequence MRKQYLLTLLIPAFIGVNGCFASPSSQTSSPAIAQETPANSTTENADTETFAEVLSTYVDAEGLVDYKTLQKNRQQLDAYNASLQQLDPATYETWSEEAKIALLINAYNSLTLKAIIDESPIKESIRDISGVWRFNRHGILQDEKTLNNIEHDILRVDFNEPRIHAALVCAAVSCPYLRQEPYTAENLDAQLDDQVRIFLSRKEVFEIDREKGEVRISAIFDWFKEDWIASFGTDEGFAGNEGERAVLNFITEYISAEESDYLRAGDYKVKYSNYDWSLNEQS, from the coding sequence ATGAGAAAACAATATTTGTTGACGCTGTTGATTCCCGCCTTTATTGGTGTGAACGGATGTTTCGCCTCGCCTTCATCACAGACCTCTAGTCCGGCGATCGCCCAAGAAACACCAGCGAATAGCACCACAGAAAATGCGGATACAGAGACCTTTGCGGAGGTTCTTTCAACTTATGTTGATGCAGAAGGCTTAGTGGACTACAAAACCCTACAAAAAAATCGTCAACAATTAGACGCTTATAACGCGTCATTACAACAGCTCGATCCAGCCACCTACGAAACCTGGAGTGAAGAAGCAAAAATTGCCTTGCTAATCAACGCTTACAACTCGCTCACTCTCAAAGCAATTATTGATGAGTCTCCCATTAAAGAAAGCATTAGGGATATTTCCGGTGTATGGCGTTTCAATCGTCATGGCATCTTGCAAGATGAGAAAACGCTCAACAATATTGAACACGATATTCTTCGCGTCGATTTCAACGAACCTCGTATCCATGCAGCCCTCGTTTGTGCAGCAGTAAGTTGCCCTTATCTACGCCAAGAACCTTACACTGCCGAAAATCTAGACGCTCAGCTAGATGACCAAGTACGAATTTTCCTAAGCAGAAAAGAAGTTTTCGAGATTGACCGCGAAAAAGGAGAAGTACGTATTTCCGCAATTTTTGATTGGTTTAAAGAAGACTGGATTGCAAGCTTCGGCACCGATGAAGGCTTTGCTGGGAATGAAGGTGAACGAGCAGTTCTAAACTTCATCACCGAGTACATTAGCGCTGAAGAGAGTGATTACCTAAGAGCCGGAGACTACAAAGTCAAATACTCTAATTACGATTGGTCGCTCAATGAGCAGTCATAA
- a CDS encoding glycosyltransferase family 2 protein: MKNIVAVIPVLNEEATIETIIHQLRLQGIETICVVDNGSSDRTPFLAAQAGATVLHESRRGYGQACLRGIRSPQVAQAEWILFCDGDGSDDLSDLPKLLSLRSQYDFILGNRRSTASGRSQLTPIQNFGNWLATRLIHLGWGYAYEDLGPLRLIRRQTLEQFAMTNRDFGWTVEMQAKAAEHWQQNSLRICEQPVNYLPRQGGQSKISGTVRGSVKAGQVILATLAKLYWQKTGQVFWQRWQAFVRQKSMQQILLGAIALLMLVGSIWAVPNGDFLNDPNAVPHFWVAMGLMSIGFLASHSLSKVNRYWFWGLAIAPRLLLLAMYPGDDIWRYLWEGHLQNHGFNPYLLAPDADVLNHLRFDWWSKINHPDHAAIYPPVTQLGFRVLAALSPSVLLFKSAFVVADLGICRLLSCRFGYKASLIYAWNPLVIYSFAGGGHYDSWFLLALVAAWLNWDSPHSETEGKRRSPPNKLTLAKFKSVLWLGLSIATKWMSLPVLGFLAWRQVHSADISSTDEQTSHWRFKNWGKAIALLLLGILPFLIAALPFCQGWSCPVVPITSPFVSYGRSASLIPQWVTYLWPASVKLNWIYAVPLFISLLWGLRKFKSVGRFTEHYLITLMLLSPIIHAWYFTWLVPFAVSSRNWGIQLISISAFIYFALPYQLALGMESWSLSYWQQSILWGPFLLGLFLFGIQRQKNHN; the protein is encoded by the coding sequence GGCATAGAGACGATTTGTGTTGTTGATAATGGCAGCAGCGATCGCACGCCGTTTTTGGCAGCCCAAGCTGGAGCTACTGTTCTTCATGAATCTCGTCGAGGATATGGCCAGGCGTGTTTGCGAGGCATACGATCGCCTCAGGTAGCTCAAGCTGAATGGATTTTATTTTGTGATGGCGATGGCAGTGATGATCTTTCTGATCTGCCGAAATTGCTATCGTTGCGATCGCAATATGACTTTATTTTAGGTAATCGACGGAGCACTGCATCTGGGCGATCGCAACTCACTCCAATACAAAATTTTGGCAATTGGTTAGCAACCCGTTTGATTCATTTGGGTTGGGGATATGCCTATGAAGATTTAGGGCCGCTCCGCTTAATTCGAAGACAAACTCTTGAACAGTTTGCAATGACTAATCGTGACTTTGGTTGGACAGTTGAGATGCAGGCCAAAGCCGCAGAACATTGGCAGCAAAACAGTCTGAGAATTTGTGAGCAGCCAGTCAACTACTTGCCTCGTCAGGGCGGACAGTCAAAGATATCCGGTACAGTGCGAGGTAGCGTCAAAGCGGGTCAAGTGATTCTAGCGACCCTTGCCAAACTATATTGGCAAAAAACAGGTCAAGTATTCTGGCAACGATGGCAGGCTTTTGTGAGACAAAAGTCTATGCAGCAAATATTACTCGGTGCGATCGCCCTCTTGATGTTAGTCGGGAGTATCTGGGCAGTTCCCAATGGGGACTTTCTCAATGACCCTAATGCTGTTCCTCATTTCTGGGTAGCGATGGGATTAATGAGTATTGGTTTCCTTGCCAGTCATAGTTTATCTAAAGTCAATCGTTACTGGTTTTGGGGGTTGGCGATCGCCCCGCGTTTACTTTTACTAGCGATGTATCCCGGTGACGATATTTGGCGTTATCTGTGGGAAGGCCATTTGCAAAATCACGGTTTCAATCCTTATCTGCTAGCGCCAGATGCTGATGTGCTTAATCACTTGCGCTTTGATTGGTGGTCTAAAATTAATCATCCTGACCATGCCGCGATTTACCCACCAGTAACACAACTAGGGTTTCGGGTGTTAGCTGCGTTGAGTCCTTCTGTCTTGTTATTTAAGTCAGCTTTTGTGGTCGCTGACTTAGGAATTTGTCGGTTACTTAGTTGCCGTTTTGGTTATAAGGCCAGCTTGATCTACGCCTGGAATCCACTGGTGATTTATAGCTTTGCTGGTGGTGGGCATTACGATAGCTGGTTTTTATTGGCTTTGGTCGCTGCTTGGTTGAACTGGGATTCTCCCCATTCGGAAACTGAAGGAAAAAGGCGATCGCCACCGAATAAATTAACATTGGCTAAATTCAAAAGTGTATTATGGCTAGGCCTGAGCATTGCAACCAAATGGATGTCCTTACCTGTTTTAGGATTTCTGGCTTGGCGGCAAGTCCACTCAGCAGATATTTCGAGTACAGACGAACAAACATCGCATTGGCGTTTTAAGAATTGGGGCAAGGCGATCGCCCTACTTTTGTTAGGAATTCTGCCCTTTTTAATTGCAGCACTTCCCTTTTGCCAAGGTTGGAGCTGCCCGGTTGTTCCAATCACCTCGCCGTTTGTCAGCTATGGACGCAGTGCGTCTTTGATTCCCCAATGGGTGACTTATTTATGGCCGGCCTCTGTCAAGCTCAACTGGATTTATGCAGTGCCATTGTTCATTAGCCTTTTGTGGGGGTTACGCAAATTCAAGTCAGTTGGGCGATTTACAGAACACTATTTGATCACATTGATGCTGCTGTCACCGATTATTCATGCTTGGTACTTTACTTGGCTTGTACCGTTTGCCGTATCAAGCCGCAACTGGGGCATACAACTCATTAGCATCTCTGCGTTTATCTACTTTGCACTGCCGTATCAGTTAGCGCTGGGAATGGAAAGTTGGTCACTCAGTTATTGGCAGCAAAGTATCCTCTGGGGGCCATTTCTCCTTGGGCTATTTCTCTTCGGCATACAGCGCCAAAAAAACCATAACTAA